TGATGCGTGAGATTATTCTCAAAAAGGCTGAGGGGTTGAGTTTTTCTTGTGTAATGGCTGAAGAAGCCTCGTGTTTTGATGGAAGATTTAGGCGCCTATCAGTTCAGAATAGCTCAAATAATGCTCTAGACATTACCAGTAAAATGTCTCACATCCGctccatttttctttacaactctgagatgttttctctgGGGACATTGGCTTCAAAATTTAAGCTTCTGAAAGTATTGGATCTTGGTGGTGCTCCTTTGGACAGAATTTCTGAAGATTTGGGAAATCTATTTCATTTGAGATACTTAAGCCTGAGGAAGACAAAAGTCCGGATGCTTCCAAGGTCCATAGGTAAACTACAAAACCTACAGACTTTGGATCTGAAATATTCCCTCGTGGAAGATCTTCCTGTTGAGATCAGTAGGCTTAAAAAACTGTGCAATATTCTATGCTTTGATTATACATATGATAATGCTGATTTCATACCGGTTTCTGTTAGTGGAGTGCATGTAAAGGAGGATATTGGGGGTTTGGAAGACTTGCAGAAGCTGACTTCTGTGGACGTAACTCATGGGGTGCAGATAATAACAGAGTTGGGAAAGCTGAGGCAGTTGAGGAAGCTGGGTATTACAAAACTTTCTAGAGGAAATGGGCAGCGTTTATGTGCCTCCATTTCAAACATGGTCCACCTTAAATATTTGTCTGTTTGGTCGCTGAGAGGAGATGAGATTCTGGATTTACAGTATATATCAAATCCACCTCCGCTTCTTTCAACTATCTACTTAACGGGTCGTTTGGAGAAGTTACCTGACTGGATTTCTAAACTTCCGAATTTAGTAAGAGTGGGCATAAATCGTTGTAACTTAGTGAATGATCCAATGCAAGTCTGTCAAGCCCTGCCTTGCCTGCATATTAGTAATATTACTCAATAATATTAGTAAGTCAtagacaaaaattattttaaatgtctaGGTtagctttatatatatatatatatatatcatatttttataaattttttatcagacaaataaatttcaaattaagtaagacttaatattttggattcattaacgagtttaataatttctaaaaataatttaaaactcaaagaatgaaccaattaatacaaaaaaatgtaaaaaatacaGAGTTTGTGAGGAGAAGACTATGATAGTTTTCTCTATTACTGGCTGGGCATAAATAGCCACTATACAAAGCTTTAGATCCCATAGTTTAGGACCAATTGACTAACAATAAGAAAACTATAGCTATCGAGATACAATCACATATTTACAGGAATTCTAGTAATTCTAGTCTATCTTTACAACTAGCAGTAGAGGAAAATTAGGGGCTTGAATGTTGGAGAATCAACTTGGAGATAATTACTCCTAATtgtcaacactccccctcaagttggtgcatagatgtcgcTCTTGCTTAGTTTGTCGAGACAACCATTAAATGCTTGGTTTGACATTGCCTTGGTCAACACATCAGCAAGTTGGTCTTGAGATCAAACATGAGGAACTTCAATCAATTTTGCTTCCAATTTGTCCTTGATAAAATGCCTATCAACCTTAACATGTTTGGTTCAATCATATTGGACAAGATTATGGGCAATATCACCCGTTGCCTTGTTATCACAATATAACTTCATAGGGCTGATTTGCTTAATATGTAAATTTTGCATTAGATTTTTGATCCACAACAATTCACATATTGCCTTAGCCATTCCTCTGTATTTGAATTCAACATTGGATCTAGCAACTACCTCTTGTTTTTTACTTCGCCAAGTAACCAAATTTCCTCCTACAAATGTAAAATAGCTAGACGTAGGACGTCTATCTTGAATTGACCTAGCCTAATCGGCATCTGTATAGTTGTTAATATCCAAACTATCTCCTTTTGTGAATAAAATTCCCTTTCCTGGAGATGACTTCATTTAGCGTAAGATACGGATGATAGCATTCATATGTTCTTTGTTTGGGgagtgcatgaattgactaaccacactcaTCGCATAAGCTAAATCAGGCCGAGTATGTGCAAGATACATTAATTTTCCAACCAGTCTCTGATAGTGTTCCTTGTTAATAGGAACTTGATTTGAATGCACACATAGTTTCAGATTTTCTTCCATAGGAGTGTTTGTTGGACTACATGTTGTCATACTAGTTTCATTCATTAAGTCTAAGGCATATTTTCTTTATGACAGAAAAATACCTTTCTTCGATCTTAACACTTCAATTTCGAGGAAATTCTTCAATTCACCGAGGtctttcatctcaaactcaTGGGCAAAATGTCCTTTAGTGTTTTCCTTTCTTCAAGATCATTTCCAATCACTATCATATCATCAACGTACATAATAAGAGTTGTGATTTGTGCTTTATTATGCTTCAAGAATAGAGTATGATTTAAGTTACTTTGCTTGTAACCAATagacttcataaaacttgtgaaccttccaaaccacgTTGTAGTAGACTATTTCAAACCATTTAAGGATTTTCTCAACCTGCAAACCTATTTATTACCTTCAGTTTGCTTATTATAGCTAGATAGTAACTCCATATACACTTATTCTTGGAGATTTCCATGTAGATTTGCATTCTTTACATCAAACTAGTGTAAAGGCCAATTAAGATTCACCGCCATAGATAATAGAATAcaaacattattaattttagcCACTGGTGTGAATGTCTCCATATAATCAATTCCATATGTTTGAGTATATCCCTTGGCGACAAGTTTTACTTTGCACTGTTCAATAGTTCCATCGACTTTGTACTTAATGGTGAAGACCCACCTATATCCAATAGGTATCTTCCTTTCAGGCAAGTCAACAACTTCCCacgttgatttttttttaagggccTTCATTTCTTTATTCATTGCCTCCTTTCATTTGGGATTTTTCAAGGCTTCTTACACATTGTTAGGAATGGATACAATAGATAATTGATTCACAAAATTCATACTTTCCTTTGACAATCTATGATAGGATACATAGTTATTTATGGGATATTTAGATTTAGAGTTGATGACAGGTTCATAGCTAACTTTAGGTTTCCCTCTTGTGACTCGATTGGGTAACACTTTTAGGTGAGGTTCAAATTTAGAATTTTCGTAAGACTCAAGCATGGAATCAACTGGAGAAGACAATTGGTTTGATAGTACATCGTGCAAGATTGATGACACTTCCATTTAATTCTGAACTTCCTTCTAACCCTAATTCTCATCCTCAAAAAATTTTGGACCATCACCAGTCTCACTTGGACACTCCTCCTTGTTATCTATGGTGTTATCATCACTTGGACATTTACCACTAGTTCCCAAGTTATCACTTCTTATAAAATCCAAGTTGTCCAAAGGATAATGTAAAGTTTGCACTTCATCTTTATTCTCCCCCTGAAGTGAAGACTCAGAGTAACACATATCATTTTCATGAAAGACCACATCAAGGGTAACATAAAGCTTTCGAGAAAGGGGGTGATAACATCGATAGCCTTTTTTATGCAAGGCATAGCCAACAAATACACATCGAAGTGCTTAGGGTTCCAACTTAGTTCTTAAGCCTTTGTGAATATGCACAAAGGCTACACATCTAAAAAATTTAGGGGACATATTTGGTAGGGTAGGAACATTTACAATATGATGAAAGACATCAAAGGGAGCATAAAATTGTAGGAAACTAGAAGGTATAGGGTTGATGAGGTAGGTTGCAATGGTGACACTTCACCCTAATAATTGGTAGGCATGTGAGCTCGAAATAAGAAAACACGAATAACCTCAAGAAGGTGATGATTTTTTCATTTGgctactccattttgttgaggggtGAAAGGGTAAGTAGTTTAATGAACAATTTCATGTAAATTCGGGTAATATTTCAAGTCTTGATTGATAAACTCACCTCCATTATTAGTACGAATAACCTGAACGTTAGATTGATATAGAGTTGCTATCATTTTGTGAAATTGATGAAACAGAGAACTTACCTCGCTCTTTGATTTCATCAAGCAAATCCAAGTCATGTGAGTGTGATcattaataaatgaaacaaaccaACGTGTTTTACTCAAAGAAGAAGTATTTGTAGGCTCCCATATATTAGAGTGAATAACCATAAAAGACACAAGACTTTTATTCATACTAATGAGAAATGAAACACGATGACTTTTAGCTAGTTCACAAATGTCACACTTAAAACTTGAAATAGTCAATTGTGAAAAAAGTTATGGAAATGATTTCTGTAAATATCCAAAAGATGCATGGCCTAAATGTTTGTGCCACAACCAGATTTCTGAACTCTGAAGTTTATCAGGTGTATTAGCTGAAAAAACTTGAGCTAACTAATTTAAGCTTGCCGAAATTAGATCCAGATAGTAGAGTTTCCCTCTCCTAATACCATAACCAATCGTCTTTCGAGTCTGAATGTCCTTAAAGACACAAAGGTTGGAACAAAAAATCACAACACAATTTAAAGCAAGGGTTATTTGAGCAACATACAATAAGTTATGATTAAGAGAAGGGACAACCAAAATAgaatctaaattcaatttttttgtaagaGAAATTGAACCTCTCCTAACACGGGAGAGGGGGTACCATTGGTTGTGGACACTATATGTTGGTCTGAGGATTTTATGAactataaatatgattattgTCAAAGGTCAGGTGATTTGTGTCAcctgaatcaattatccattgACTATGACTAACAGGAGTAGAGGTATGAAGAGTCTTACCCACATTCTCAGAAGTAGAAATGAAAGAGGAGGCTTTCTCAAGATTGCTAGAGGAAGCATGACTAGGCTTGACCAGCACAATAAAAGCATGATGGTTTGTCTTTGAATTTCATTTGTGAGGTGCCTTAGCAAAATCTCACCATTCTGGATATCCATTCAATTCATAGCACCATGACTTAGTGTGTCTAGTTTCACCATAGTGAGTACACATACGTTCTGGTCATGCAACTCCTATTTTGTAGCTATAATTTTATGATCTAAATGActtattatgattatgattcgGTGGACCAGATGTTCAATCTGGTTTCGGGTTTGTTTATAGTTGTTGATACTTGACTTGACAAGCTACCATAGTAGATAGCTCTGAATGTTTAGGTTAGCCATTTGGTGTAACTTGGTGAACAAAATCACGACGAACATATGCATAAGTTTCTTCAAGATCCAATACAGGATCCCTTCTAAGAATCTCACCTCGAATTTGTTCAAATTCTACATCTAGTCCATTCAGAAAAATATACACTCGCAGTCTCTCAACTAATTCTTTATAAGCAATAACATCATCGAGATCATTCATGACAATTTTATCACGATGATCTAGCTCTGAAAAATTTCTATCAGATCACCATAATAGGTGGAAAGAGAACAACCAACTTATTTGGTGGAAAATGCTCATTGATTCAGTGCAAAGAGTTGCGATTCATAAAGTTCAAAGAATGGAAAATTCTAGTTGAAACTCAAGTAggcaaaaaaaatgaagaagttgaGATCAAATAATGGGCTCGAGTTTTtgtcaaatgtttttaactcattttttcaaaatgaaggCATAGCTACACATAGAACTGTTAGATAtacacctcaacaaaatggccTAGCTAAGTGCATGAATAGGATCATCTTGGAGAGGGTAAGATGTATGCTGTCAAGTTCAGGGTTGTCAAAGGTTTTCTAGGCTGAGACTACAGAAATAGCTATCCATTTGATCAATAGGAGCCCATTATCAGCATTACAATTCAAAACCCCTCAAGAAAAGTGGATTGGGAAAGCTGTAGATTAtcaatatcttaaattttttgggTGCACAGCTTATGTACacaccaaaataaataagttagaACCACAGGTTGTAAAGTGTATTTTCTTGGGGTATCTGAAGGGAGTTAAAGGTTTCAAGTTGTGGACAGAAACACAAGGCAAAGAGAAGTGTATAATCAACAGAAATGTAACTTTTAATGAGCAAGATATGCCAAAACAAACTCTAGCCAAAGATGTGGAAGGGTCAGATCAGCTGCACTTTGAGGTGGAGCATGAGACTTTGCAACCTGAAAAGTCTGCAAAGACTTCATCAGAAACAATTCAAGAAGAAGCAGTATAGGAAAGACAAGATGAACCAACTCAAGGGTTGGAATCCTATAGACTGGTAAGAGACAGGTAGAAAAGTCAAACCTCCCAAGAGCATGGCCGAGCTAAGATGACAACATTTGCGTTAAGTGTAGTTAAAGAAATAAGGAATATGGAGCCAAAAACGTTCCAAGAAGCCATCAACAGCAATGAGGTTGATCAGTAGGTAAAATCTATACAAGAGAAAATGGATTCCTTGAGGAAAAATGAGACTTGGGAATTGATCACTAAACCCAAGGACCGAAAGCTAGTAGGCTCCGTGGGTTTTCAAAAGAAAGTAAGGGACACCAGGAGAGGAGGCTCCAAGGTACAAGACAATGATGGTGGCTAAAGGATTTTCACAAAATGAGGGTATTGACTACAATGAGATATTTTCTCCTATAGTCAAACACATTTCAATCTGATTGCTGTTGGCTTTTGTAGCTCATGAAGACTTGGAGTTGGATCAATTAGATGTGAAAACAACATTCTTGCATGGACAGCTTGATGAGCTGATTTATATGTAACTACTCGAAGGCTTTGGGAAAGGAATCAAGGATGGTCAGGTATGTTTACTTAAGAAATCTTTTTATGGCCTAAAGCAATTACCTAGGCAATGGTATAAAAGATTTGATAAGTAAATGCTAGATATTGGTTTCAATCAGAGCAACAATGATGGATGTGTATATTTTAAGCTAACTGAAGACAACATGGTATATCTTTtactatatgtggatgacatgctaGTGGCATATAAGGAAAGAAGACACTTAGAGCAAGTCAAAGAGATGCTTAAGgctaaatttgaaatgaaagacctTAGTTCAACCAAGAGGATTTTGGGAATGAAGATAGAAAGAGATAGGAGCAAGAGGGTACTTAGGCTATCTTAAAAGTCATACATCTCAAAGGTACTAAGCAGATTTTAGATGAATAATGTAAAGACAATGAGTACTCCTCTAGGACAACATTTTAGACTTTCCATAACACAAGCACCCGAGACTCATGAAGAGAAAAGGTTTATGGAAAGGAtactgagaaaataaaggctaatcttaaatgagaaaaacacctaagatgggagagggtgaattgggttttttaaaattcttttttaacacaacaaattcaaacacaatagaagcaaatataaagagatagagttagagaaatcaaattcaaattttatagtggttcgacacttccttacctacgtccactctcctcaagctcctaaccgagtgagggttccactaacttgaagcttcaaccaagtttcTAATCTTCTTTATACTTGGATTCctactccaatgggctcttacaaaATCTCTTCAAGACTCAACTCATTGAAGGCTCTAACACTCAATTTACAATAATGAACTTTCCTCAACCTAGTTCAataatagctcaaatacaaatcaaagctaggatgaatcacaagggtgcactaaaggatatgtaagtgaagatttaatgcaccaagaaagaaatgagagcttttaaggcaagaacaagtgggtagataaataaatgcaagtgttctctatgtcataaatgaagtaaagctctcaatttataggtttctaacctcaggagccaagaaaaacaaaaagcgGCCTCAACTAGTCGaactgggggtcgaccggttcactagctgttggagcatttaatgctttgacaAGTTATCGTTGCTTCAATCGGACCTCAACTGAGAAGAAGGATACCTCGATCGGGAAGGGAAGGCTACtggaagagaaagagagtgtTTTTGCACTCCTTGAGTGGACTTCGATCGGGCAAATGGAACCGGTCGACTGGTGCCCTGGCCGATTGAGCTGGTTGGCTCAGTGCCTCGGCTGATTCAAAGTTTTGGCcttgaaaacctatctttttctattcttttctcttctaacacttaggcaaaatgtttagGTAAATtgatatgccaattttgaaatgttttgcctaaggtacatttgataaaactcgggttttaatgaaactgtaactttaaagaataaacggagttttccaaagatgcatgaaatgatctGTAAaccctaagtgcacccatgcattcatcttacatttgtttcctatgaatAAAGGTCTTCCAAACATCTTGATTTTGTAtccattaggtcatttgatgaatttccaaattaatgcatgagattctttacaattaaaccaattagtaacttaaccatggtttgttattatcaaaacttgactaggagaacccttgggctaacagatACCTTATGCTAGCATGGTGAGCAGTGTGATGTACACTATGGTGTGTTCTCAGCCTGATCTTGCATATGCGGTTAGCATGATAAGTAGATATATGAGCTGCCTTGGAAAGCCACATTGGCAAGTAGTAAAGTGGCTTTTTCAATACTTAGTTGGTACTAGAAGCTTGAGGCTGGTTTATGGGGGTAATAGTCAGTTGGAAACTCAATTACAAGGGTTTGTAGATGCTGATTATGCTGGAAACATTGACACCAGAAAGTCTCTTACTGGGTATGTATTCAAAGCGTTTGGAGGAGTAGTGAGTTGAAAGGCCAACCTTCAGTCAGTGGTAGCTCTCTCAACCACTGAAGCTAAATACATGGCAATGACAGAGGCTGTGAAAAAGACAATTTGGTTGAAGGGTATTACAAAAGAATTGGGCATGTATAGAAGTAAAGTTATTGTATATTATGATAACCAAAGTGCATTCGTTTAGCTAAGAATCAATCCTTCCATGAAAAGTCTAAACATATTGATGTAAGACTGTCCTTTCTGAGAGATATCATTGCCACATGAGATATTGGAGTTGGAAAAGTTCCTACTAAAGACAATCCATCCGACATGTTGACTAAGTCTCTAAATGTGACTAAGTTCAAACATTGTTTGAATTAGGTCAACATGGGAGACTGTTGAAGACTTCCCATTAAGGAAGGTACTAAGACCTAAAGGTAGTTCAGACACTTGTCAACTTAATAGGTTGCTAAGGTGGAGTTTTGTAGAGCTTGCCAACTATCAAGTGACAAGTGGCAAGGCTGCTAACTAAGCTCAACTAACAACAGTAAAGCTTGCTGACCTGGGCAGAAAATAACGACTATCTTGGGAATATTGTTAGTTAGTTAGAGGTTTTGTTTGTTGTATAAAGTGCAAACTCTAGAAAACTTGAAAATGGCCTCCAATTGTATAGAATAGAGAGTAAGAAAAGAAGAGAGCTTTGTAATCCATAACCATAGGTCTATTTCGGTTTTCTTGTATAGAAAGAAATAGAGGTGAGAAGGGTTATTGGAAAAAGCtataatttctttgtttttgaatGTTGTGTAAACTCTGGTTGGTATAGTTTAATAAAGGCTTCAAGAACTCAGTATAGACGTAGATCAAGTTGATTGAACCACGATAATTCTCTTGTGTTCTTGATCTTGGTTGATTGTGTGTaagttgtttgattttattcctAAAAGAAGTTCTTTGTAAACCGATCGTCTCTTTTGGGTTTAGTTTCTGTTCTAACAGTCCCTAGTTTAAGGTTGGTTCTTCAAcatggaggttggtggcaataggCATTCTaaataaagacaccatgatatgtcatgggattgagacaaaaTGTGTctcattgggtgatccaaatgacatTTTATGTAGAAGACTGGTTATCGCATTTcttttagtggaaatttgacatatgttcccTAGAGctagaatatgtcaattgattgcataataagtgggatctatgattcaaggattgaagaggtaatcttaataggtgataatattatcttgttagattatggacactagttcatgaggagtttgcatgcaatgaatagtaggtcacgaaCCCAAGCTCcatcttgttgttatttacataaggtattcGAGTGTAGTtaattctctttagtggaatattgaatcaacttcaaaattggatctTGAGAGAGACAATATTCCTACGAGTCCTAATGGTCCttactttgagctcatatatcaTGATAACACAGTTTATAAGGATTAgattggctttaggttcactCTTATGAATAAGggaatttggtaattatgcaaggtggCATGGGGGATAGTGAACGAGGTCTTTGGATTGGGttcattgattaattatataaccttgtgtggttaattaatcaattaggatacATTTTAAGCTAAATTAAGTGATCCAAGCCTTAgcaggctcaagtcacttaagctcaataGAGGAACCCTCTAAATACCTCcttagaggttagggtttctaagGCTTTTGACAATCatcttccacctccaaagagTTGAAGAGAAAGATCCGAGGTATTCACTCTTTCAAaacccacactttggagtgatAAGATCGTGGTGTGAGTTATTTGGTGAAAGATCTTGGGTGAACGACCTCCAAACTCTTTaaacttcatcttcatcaatatAAGAACATCGAGATTCATGTTTGACTACTATCTTCCCTAGTTTATTATTCTAAATGgtttttattgtcattatttCTACTTGAACAATTTTCTAGAAAGCTTAAGGTAGATTTTCATGTACCTATACAATTCGGAGTTTTGGAACGAAGAAATCCAAGGTTCCCAGCATggacaaaatccaacataaaacctatatgtttctaataaaaaactTTCTAACACCTAAACAAcattgtggacccacatttttcatgtgccCCCACTccatcggcgagactcgcttttatttggtgaaaaattaatttttggaaaagtcgaagtcgccacttattttatttttattttaaagggaaaataaaacaagaaagaaaaaccctaaaaaagtgactccataatttttggaaaagcatgtctttgaaaaacccgagtctaggtccggggatcaggttacttattgggaaggtacctcaaagaggtagcacccctctaagccctataaaggtctctaccgACTAAGTTGAAcgaaatgtgacaattaattggttaattatagatacctaagtaggctaggtgatttcaaaaaatagcataccaaacaagatcaaatcacaacaaaggagagttagggtgcgtacttgaaccacttcttaagcgctatcataaaacatcaatggttagtttagataatatatcacccaacatgcattttatcataGATAATTGAACAAGGAAACATATATCAAGACATCCCAAGTATTCTCAAACATAGGTATAATTCACAATGACAATCATATTTACAGGATTTAGAAGGTAGGTGTCAGGGGACGTACTtggataacatagataactCCTAATGCGCTTCATCAGGACAtggggggttagataataaatagtaaaataagaaaTCCTAACAAGcatatctaattagcatagcaaaaatgatcaaagaatacgaaatcatcaattatcacaccCATCTTTatacaattccaaaaaaatagatagatatgaTTACGACAAATGGCAAGAATGATAGCAAagataagttttgaaaagattttcttatataggggtttcaccaattccccaactAATATGCatgaatttagcttagaattatcccatttatttgggaccacaagttttaatttgtgttttatttaaaaccaaaattttcatttgaaaaccaagaataatgcaaaccgatcaagatatgattgcatattatttttttaaaaaaaaaaaaatttgatcctgaggactctaaatgaattttctttttaaatagatttttaaagggaTCTTTTAAGAAAAGGGTTTTATTctagaataaaagaaattaatttgaaaacaatgagACATAAGGAAGGAAATATTAAGCAAAAacacaaaagagaacaaaataccaatcaaaacaaagaaaacggaaatcacaaaataaagattttgacaatcatgtcaattaaagtggtgagagTAGGGCCAACCTTCATGGGTTTCTAGTGGCCttcaaaaaaagaatttgactAACAATTAATAAGACATCAAAATAATGACCtcctaatcaaacaaactaacacaAATATTCTCCAAGGctaacatttagatttcaagaaatgcatgaattaaggtaaaaaaaaaaaaataaccaatcAAAGATTAAAGTCAACAAACTTAGCATATGGAGATAATAATATGGGATCAATAAAGGTAAATTAGCAttctaacaaaatatgataaatcaaagaCCAAAGTTCAACAATCTTGAAGGTATGAAAACAATAACATGCAATTAACTGGATTGATTATCTAAAATTCCTAAAGCTCATACTAAATGTCAATAGATCAAAGCCAAAATTACCatacttaaaacatgaaaataattacacgtgattgactaaattaattaaaaaaaattataatcaactacaaaattagatataaatggattaaatttgaagttaatgaaataaaaaacacacaaacacacaaacacattcaatactaaaaataattaatactagaTTAAATTAACAACATCAACGTCATCTAATAAGATTGCCTAaactatcaaattgaaatcacaaatatatttaaactaaagcaaataaataaattaacaaaataaaattaaactaaaatcgaaattaaaaatatggaatttgtcAAAGAGggttaatcaaacaattgaattaaaatcatgaacgcattcaaattataaaataaattaaaatcaaactaaattgaaattaaactctatttaataaaattattggaattaaaaactcaaactctATTTGCTAcgatcaattaa
Above is a genomic segment from Vitis riparia cultivar Riparia Gloire de Montpellier isolate 1030 chromosome 7, EGFV_Vit.rip_1.0, whole genome shotgun sequence containing:
- the LOC117918118 gene encoding disease resistance protein RPM1-like, which produces METCKHSGCSIRKSPYVQTAHKLKYVDDDSTIFWAVGHGSSVLVKHAERIGEEVEMVVPFEGFNFGEAFQGRCPPELKTLSDDIVKRCGGLPLAIVAIGGLLSRKEKIVSEWKKFSDSLGSELESNSHLESINPILSLSYHDLPYHLKSCFLYLAIFPEDYTIKCGILTRLWIAEGFVKAKRGVTLEDTAEEFLTELIHRSLVQVSQVYIDGLSKRCHIHDLMREIILKKAEGLSFSCVMAEEASCFDGRFRRLSVQNSSNNALDITSKMSHIRSIFLYNSEMFSLGTLASKFKLLKVLDLGGAPLDRISEDLGNLFHLRYLSLRKTKVRMLPRSIGKLQNLQTLDLKYSLVEDLPVEISRLKKLCNILCFDYTYDNADFIPVSVSGVHVKEDIGGLEDLQKLTSVDVTHGVQIITELGKLRQLRKLGITKLSRGNGQRLCASISNMVHLKYLSVWSLRGDEILDLQYISNPPPLLSTIYLTGRLEKLPDWISKLPNLVRVGINRCNLVNDPMQGVKGFKLWTETQGKEKCIINRNVTFNEQDMPKQTLAKDVEGSDQLHFEVEHETLQPEKSAKTSSETIQEEAV